Genomic segment of Candidatus Binatia bacterium:
TTCCGGTGCGGCGCTGATAGCGGTCGAGGCGACGCTCCTTCTTGCGCAGCTCGCGCTCGAGGCGCTCGGTGCGGCGCTCGAAGAAGCGCACGATGTCCGGCGACTCGTAGATGCTCGGGTGGTACTCGAGGTAGGTGTCGACCAGCGTGTTGACGACCGCCGCCGCCTTGTTCTTGTCGGTGTGCTTGAAGGCGACCTCGATCATCGGCGACTGCGGGAACGGCGTGACCCGCAGGTTGTCGCGGATGGCGCGCGCGGTGGCGCGGTTGCGCTGCTCGCGGTCCTCGGGCACCGGGTCGATGATCTCGATCTGCAGCCGCTCGGCGGCGGCGAGCAGGAACGAGCGGTTCTTCAAATTCTCGACCTCGGCGTTCAGCACCTGCGCTTCGGGCAGCTGCGTGGTGCGCTTCGAATCTTGCGGCGACAGGTGCAGGTAGCTGCGGCTACCGACGACGAGCAGCTTCGCGCGCGCCATGTACTCGGGCGTGCGCAGCAGCGCGAACGCGATGATCGGCAGCGAGACCAGCGCGAACGCGATGACGAAGAACCGCTTGCGCTTGAACAGGATGTGCAGGAACTCGCGTACGGATTCGTTCATCTCGAGGCCTCTTGCGGGATGACGGCGATCTCGACGACGTCCTGCGGATTCGTCAAGCGGGTGAGGAACTCGGGAATGTAGTTCTGCGTGCGGTTGAGGACCGCACCGAGGACGTGCGCGCCGACGCGCTCGAGCTCACGGAGCGACACCGCGGGTGCGCCGAGCGGCGTGCTCTCGGCCCGCACGACCAGCATCACACCGTCGGCGCGCGGCGCCAGGAACGAGCTGTCGGCGTACATCTCCATCGGCGCGCCGTCGATCAGGATGGTGTCGAACTCCTTGCGCAGGAACGCGAGCAGATCGTCGAACGCGCGTCCCTCGAACATGTACGGGACGCGCGCCGGACCGCGTCCGGTCGGCATGAAGTACAGGTTCGGGATCTCCGTCGGGTGGTAATGCACCGGGCCGGGTGCCGTCGGATTGCTCAGCGCCTCGCAGAACCCGGGCGCGTCGTGGCCTCCGAAGACGCGCGTGATGCCGGGCGTGCGGAAGTTCGCGTCGATCAGCAGGCAGCGACCGGCCTGCGCCATGGTGGAGCCGAGCAGGGCGGTGGTGGTGGTGGCGCCCTCGCCGTGTCGCGACGAGACGATCAGCATGAGCTGCAGCGTGCGGGGCGCGCGTGCGGCGAGGATGTTCTTCCGAAGCTGCTGGAACTCTTCGATTGTCGTCGGTGGGACGTCGAACGAGAAGTGTCCGATGCCGCTGCCGTTGCGTCCGTTGCGATGAGCGTTGCCGTTGCCGTTCCCGTTTCCGTTGGCGTGGCCGTTCGCCCCGTTGCCGCCGTTGCGGCGCATGCGAGCACCGAAGCGGAACCAGCTGCGCTCGACGGGCGTTGGCAGCGTGCCTTCCGTCTCGACGGATGCCGCCTCCGGCTGCGGGGGAACCGCCGATCCCGGTGACGCCGTGTCACGCGCAGCCTTGGCTGCGCGCTCGGCCTCCGCTCGCTTCAGTGCCTCGTATGTCTTGCCCACCGACGGTCTCCTAGAAAGCCAACGTGTTGAGATCGAAGCCGGGTCGGGGCACGGTGGGCAGAAGCCCCCGGATCCACTGGTCGACCCAAACGTCGGCTTCGCCGATGAACGTCCTCGGCACGATGATGATGTCGTCCGGTGCCATGACGACTTGTTCGGTGGACTCTCCGTCCATGACAGCTTCCAAGTCAAGCCTTTGTGTTTGCACCTGATCGCCGACGCGCGTGATGTGCAGCACCTCGTCCGTGTTGGCGTCGTCGACGAAGCCGCCGCGCTCGACGATGGCCTGCAGCGGGGTCAACCCCTCGCGGTAGGGGACGTAACCCGGCTTGGCGACCTGACCGCCGACGTAGACTTTGTGCTCGGCGAGCTGGGCGATCACGACGCTCACCACCGGGTCCTTGAGGGTCTTCGACGATTTTTCGACGATGACCTCCTCGAGCTCCTTGACGGTGAGCCCCGCGGCCATCACGTCGCCGATCACCTGCAAGCCGATGCGGCCGTCCGGACGAACCGGGACGCGCTCGTTCTCTTCCGGGTGGTACGGGAACTTGACGTCGATGAGGTCACCCGGTGCAAGACGGTAGCTGTACTCGTCGACCAGCTTGCCGACCCGTCCGGCGGGACCTGCGACTCCCACCGTGCCCGGGGCGCCCATGCCGCCAACGGTTCCCGGAGCGCCGGAGTCCGGGCTCGCGGCCGCCATCATCATGGCGTGCTGCTGCTGCCGACGTGCGCTGCCGCCGCAGCCGGCGATCAGACCCAGCACGGCGGTCCCGACCAGCAACGCGGTGCCGATCCG
This window contains:
- a CDS encoding CpsD/CapB family tyrosine-protein kinase translates to MRRNGGNGANGHANGNGNGNGNAHRNGRNGSGIGHFSFDVPPTTIEEFQQLRKNILAARAPRTLQLMLIVSSRHGEGATTTTALLGSTMAQAGRCLLIDANFRTPGITRVFGGHDAPGFCEALSNPTAPGPVHYHPTEIPNLYFMPTGRGPARVPYMFEGRAFDDLLAFLRKEFDTILIDGAPMEMYADSSFLAPRADGVMLVVRAESTPLGAPAVSLRELERVGAHVLGAVLNRTQNYIPEFLTRLTNPQDVVEIAVIPQEASR
- a CDS encoding polysaccharide biosynthesis/export family protein; the protein is MSSRRQIEIGRGGAIRIGTALLVGTAVLGLIAGCGGSARRQQQHAMMMAAASPDSGAPGTVGGMGAPGTVGVAGPAGRVGKLVDEYSYRLAPGDLIDVKFPYHPEENERVPVRPDGRIGLQVIGDVMAAGLTVKELEEVIVEKSSKTLKDPVVSVVIAQLAEHKVYVGGQVAKPGYVPYREGLTPLQAIVERGGFVDDANTDEVLHITRVGDQVQTQRLDLEAVMDGESTEQVVMAPDDIIIVPRTFIGEADVWVDQWIRGLLPTVPRPGFDLNTLAF